In Brettanomyces nanus chromosome 3, complete sequence, a single genomic region encodes these proteins:
- a CDS encoding uncharacterized protein (EggNog:ENOG41), with protein MENEPNTTSMSRDGTSQTAASESSTGSRSNTSTDFLKLDVSEFRQTTWSIRNSHCTYGLVGKKLRCLITFVCVVAFSLFGVNQGLMSGIITADQFIDTFPAVGGSSGHSTVVQGAVTSCYELGCFFGALTALWIGEKYGRRPMIITGSSILILGTFITIFPFKGHWALGHFVIGRVITGIGNGFNTATVPIYQSELSKPEIRGRLVNLEGSAVAVGTFIAYWVDFGLSYVSNSASWRFPISLQIIFATVVLIGIIGLPESPRWLIAKGRLNEACYIISQTEDLPPDDDEIIAEISAIRDAVDRFDSSQMSLTQLIKGGKHQYLRRILLGASGQFFQQFTGCNAAIYYSTVLFENTIGMTRRMALILGGVFATVYALFTVPSFFLIDRLGRRPLFCIGAVGQGVSFVIAFACLIPGTVGAAKGAAFGLFLFISFFAFTMLPLPWVYPPEINSLRTRTLGTSVSTCTNWLSNFTVVMFTPIFINETKWGCYLFFALMNFLYVPIIYFFYPETAGRSLEEIDIIFARAYSEGVSPVSISKSMPNLSFEQVEKESERLGLHGEFKAEAAYEENFNEKHLLIKRSTSRAKSKESV; from the exons ATGG aaaatgaacCGAATACTACTTCTATGTCAAGAGATGGTACCTCGCAAACGGCCGCCTCTGAATCCAGTACCGGCTCCCGATCTAATACCTCTACAGATTTTCTCAAATTGGATGTTTCTGAGTTCCGTCAAACAACTTGGAGCATTCGGAACTCTCATTGTACTTACGGCTTAGTTGGAAAAAAGCTTCGTTGTTTGATCACATTTGTTTGTGTTGTGGCATTCAGTCTCTTTGGTGTAAATCAAGGATTGATGTCTGGAATTATTACTGCTGATCAGTTTATTGATACTTTCCCAGCAGTTGGAGGATCCTCTGGGCACTCCACCGTCGTTCAAGGTGCTGTAACATCCTGCTACGAATTGGgatgcttctttggtgCTTTAACGGCTCTTTGGattggtgaaaaatacGGTAGAAGGCCCATGATTATTACTGGTTCTTCCATTTTAATCCTTGGTACtttcatcaccatttttCCATTCAAAGGTCATTGGGCACTTGGACATTTCGTTATCGGTAGAGTTATTACCGGTATTGGTAACGGTTTTAATACTGCCACTGTGCCAATTTACCAGTCTGAATTGAGTAAGCCTGAAATTAGGGGAAGGTTGGTTAATTTGGAAGGTTCTGCTGTGGCCGTCGGTACTTTCATTGCCTACTGGGTTGATTTTGGACTTTCCTATGTTTCTAACTCTGCCTCTTGGAGATTCCCAATTTCTTTACAGATTATCTTTGCCACTGTCGTTTTGATTGGTATTATTGGTCTTCCAGAATCACCACGATGGTTAATTGCTAAAGGTAGATTGAATGAAGCTTGCTATATTATTTCTCAGACTGAAGACTTGCCTcctgatgatgacgaaaTTATCGCTGAGATTTCTGCCATTAGAGATGCTGTCGATAGATTTGACAGCTCTCAAATGTCCCTCACGCAGTTGATCAAGGGTGGTAAGCACCAGTATCTTAGGAGAATTTTACTTGGTGCTTCCGGTCAATTTTTCCAGCAATTCACTGGTTGTAATGCTGCCATCTATTACTCTACTGTCTTGTTTGAGAACACTATAGGTATGACTCGTCGCATGGCTTTGATCTTGGGTGGTGTCTTTGCTACAGTATATGCTCTTTTCACAGttccttccttctttttgattgatAGATTGGGAAGAAGACCTCTTTTCTGTATTGGCGCCGTTGGTCAAGGCGTATCCTTTGTGATTGCATTTGCCTGCTTGATTCCCGGTACTGTAGGGGCAGCTAAAGGTGCAGCATTTGGtttatttttattcatctccttttttgCTTTCACTAtgcttcctcttccatGGGTCTATCCTCCTGAAATCAATTCGTTAAGAACAAGAACTCTTGGTACATCTGTGTCTACCTGTACCAACTGGTTGTCCAACTTTACCGTGGTGATGTTCACTCCTATTTTCATTAATGAGACAAAGTGGGGTTgctatcttttctttgccttAATGAACTTCCTATACGTGCCCATCATCTACTTTTTCTACCCAGAGACAGCCGgaagatctttggaagagatcGATATTATCTTTGCCAGAGCTTATTCCGAGGGTGTCTCTCCTGTTTCCATTTCTAAGAGTATGCCAAACTTGTCCTTTGAGCAGgttgaaaaggaaagtGAGAGATTGGGACTTCACGGTGAGTTTAAAGCCGAAGCAGCTTATGAGGAGAACTTTAATGAGAAGCACTTGCTTataaaaagaagcacaTCTCGTGCCaagtccaaagaatccGTCTAA
- a CDS encoding uncharacterized protein (BUSCO:EOG09342UI6) yields MTKDSQFTIVVKLGSSSIVDEHTREPRIANMSLLVETLVKLRRQGHRIVFVSSGAIAVGMRKLKIFSKPKKLATKQALAAVGQGELISMWDELFAHLNQTTAQILLTRNDIMDFSQFSNAENTLRELLDMDIIPIVNENDTISTQEIKFGDNDTLSAITAGMCNADFLFLLTDVDCLYTDNPRTNPEAKPVFLVKNMNSLDVNTKSSGSSIGTGGMKTKLIAADLATNAGVTTVICDSKHPQNMLNIVKYSCKEDNDLRLSADTLPQEDSKEFTKTNEDELVKMKRCHVPLHTRFIGQPKNTVKNKQFWLLHGLKPHGEIIIDTGCYKAITRRNRAGLLPAGVLGVEGNFHQMECVEIRLGFRDESGKWDTSKGTYLIGKGRSNYSSSEVNKVKGLHSRDIRSQLEYVDSEYVVHRDNLAFPIHEDQELLEALGKWKI; encoded by the coding sequence ATGACCAAAGACAGCCAATTTACCATAGTCGTTAAACTTGGCTCTTCATCTATTGTTGATGAGCATACAAGAGAGCCTCGTATAGCCAACATGTCACTGCTAGTGGAAACACTAGTAAAGCTTCGGCGCCAAGGCCATAGAATCGTGTTTGTCTCCTCCGGTGCCATTGCAGTTGGCATGAGGAAGCTGAAGATTTTTAGTAAACCGAAAAAGTTGGCTACCAAGCAGGCACTTGCTGCAGTAGGTCAAGGTGAGTTGATCTCTATGTGGGATGAGTTATTCGCACACCTGAATCAGACCACTGCACAAATCCTTTTAACAAGGAATGATATCATGGACTTTTCTCAATTTTCAAACGCTGAAAATACTCTGAGAGAGTTATTAGATATGGATATCATCCCCATAGTCAATGAAAACGATACCATTTCCACTCAGGAGATTAAATTTGGTGATAATGATACGCTATCTGCAATTACCGCGGGAATGTGCAATGCCGATTTCTTGTTCCTCCTAACAGATGTTGACTGCCTTTATACGGATAATCCACGGACAAACCCTGAGGCCAAACCGGTGTTTCTTGTCAAGAATATGAATAGTTTAGACGTGAATACTAAGAGTTCAGGGTCCAGTATAGGTACTGGAGGTATGAAGACCAAGCTCATTGCTGCAGATTTGGCCACTAATGCTGGTGTCACTACCGTGATTTGTGATTCCAAACATCCTCAAAACATGCTGAACATAGTGAAGTATAGTTGCAAGGAAGACAATGATTTGAGATTGTCTGCAGACACCTTGCCTCAggaagattccaaagaatTTACGAAGACGAATGAGGACGAATTGGTCAAGATGAAACGTTGTCACGTGCCATTACATACCCGGTTTATTGGACAGCCAAAAAATACAGTAAAAAACAAGCAGTTCTGGTTACTTCATGGACTGAAGCCTCATGGAGAAATCATTATAGATACAGGATGCTACAAGGCTATaacgagaagaaatagagcAGGCTTATTACCAGCAGGAGTTTTGGGGGTTGAAGGCAACTTCCATCAGATGGAATGCGTGGAGATCCGACTAGGATTTAGAGACGAGTCGGGAAAGTGGGATACCTCCAAGGGTACATATTTAATCGGAAAAGGCCGATCGAATTACTCGTCTTCAGAGGTGAACAAGGTGAAGGGGCTACATAGTCGTGACATTAGATCACAACTAGAGTATGTAGATTCCGAGTACGTCGTACATAGAGACAACTTGGCATTTCCAATCCACGAGGATCAGGAGCTACTTGAAGCATTAGGGAAGTGGAAGATATAA
- a CDS encoding uncharacterized protein (BUSCO:EOG09341WMK), with product MGRKEGTLGEEITRELVTPKNKDIDIEDVEFNDKAVESESETEGGEESDEELEKEHYVRVAKSKLRRDGVKLGREYVGERTSRSEVFGEGDGEGDVSEDDGDGDGEGDGEGEDDDDDDDVDADDADDDDVDQVDDDDDDVDADDDDVDQVDDDDDDADDDDVDADADQADEEYKRKQVGKLLEREKKQIIGRLTSSAKEDALKGYFVLQQYRLFDRILDARIKLQKALISSNQLPIDAEAYLEYKSDETDHKIGKVKKALAELTTKILIARAKLYEKDGISNVKKRKFSDYLNESEQMDTILKPYRKSILMKWSGRVQSASGSSALNAGKFKTINQNVYIQLESNMQDMDRLVKRTRMNRRRVIPLGYEKRMEESRKETEGNVDEDDVKEEEEEEEKEAYSNIDKSLQENPYIFDDDDFYRVLLNDMVDKKIGDKQSASSAAIVTLSRSKVQKNYERMATKGRKIKYTVQEPLRNFEAPISSQYRWDDDQIDQLFASLLGQKVSMAEEEEGDFQETGEADKPAEEITALRKSSLKLFG from the coding sequence AtgggaagaaaagaggGTACGTTAGGAGAAGAGATTACCAGGGAACTCGTTACTCCGAAAAATaaggatattgatattGAGGATGTTGAATTTAATGATAAAGCTGTTGAAAGTGAAAGTGAGACTGAAGGGGGAGAAGAATCAGACGAGGAGTTAGAAAAGGAGCATTATGTTAGGGTTGCGAAGAGTAAGCTGAGACGAGATGGTGTTAAGTTAGGAAGGGAGTATGTAGGAGAGAGAACCTCGAGGTCTGAGGTATTTGGAGAGGGTGATGGAGAGGGTGACGTtagtgaagatgatggtgatggtgatggtgaaggtgatggtgaaggtgaagatgatgacgacgatgacgacgTTGACGCTGACGACgctgacgatgacgacgttgatcaagttgatgatgacgatgacgacgtTGACgctgacgatgacgacgttgatcaagttgatgatgacgatgacgacgctgacgatgacgacgtTGACGCTGACGCTGATCAAGCTGATGAAGAatacaaaagaaagcaagtaggaaaacttcttgaaagagaaaagaaacagatcATTGGCAGACTCACTTCGTCCGCCAAAGAGGATGCATTGAAAGGCTACTTTGTGCTTCAGCAGTATCGACTTTTTGACAGAATCTTGGATGCAAGAATTAAGCTACAGAAAGCTCTGATAAGCAGTAATCAGTTGCCGATTGATGCAGAAGCCTATTTGGAGTATAAGAGCGACGAAACCGATCATAAGATTGGTAAAGTTAAGAAAGCATTGGCAGAGCTAACTACAAAAATATTGATTGCAAGGGCTAAGCTCTATGAAAAGGATGGTATTAGTAATgtaaagaagaggaagtttTCGGATTATTTGAACGAGTCTGAGCAAATGGATACCATTTTGAAACCTTATAGAAAAAGCATCTTAATGAAATGGTCCGGGAGGGTTCAATCTGCTTCTGGCTCCAGCGCATTAAATGCTGGAAAGTTCAAGACTATCAATCAAAACGTTTACATTCAACTAGAGAGCAATATGCAGGATATGGATCGATTGGTTAAAAGGACCCGGATGAATAGACGTCGTGTGATACCTCTTGGATatgagaaaagaatggaaGAGTCTCGAAAGGAAACAGAAGGTaatgttgatgaggatgatgtgaaagaagaagaagaggaggaggaaaaggaggcTTACAGTAACATTGAcaaatctcttcaagaaaacCCATACatctttgatgatgacgactTTTATCGTGTGTTATTGAACGACATGGTGGATAAAAAGATTGGTGATAAGCAGAGTGCATCATCCGCTGCTATTGTAACGTTGTCAAGAAGTAAAGTGCAGAAAAATTATGAAAGAATGGCCActaaaggaagaaagattaAATACACAGTTCAGGAGCCGCTTAGAAACTTTGAAGCACCTATTTCGAGTCAGTATAGGTGGGATGATGATCAGATCGACCAGCTCTTTGCATCATTGTTAGGACAGAAGGTTAGTATggcggaagaagaagagggagACTTTCAGGAGACGGGAGAAGCAGACAAGCCTGCGGAGGAAATTACGGCGCTTAGAAAGTCTTCGTTGAAGCTTTTCGGTTAG
- a CDS encoding uncharacterized protein (BUSCO:EOG093434JV) — protein sequence MENKGKEDEKNEEDTHDTGDQPLSRKSDYHEISKNDVIVTTKESDDAVDQDDASVKISLRKPSFTITPGPYKLTDFIGNIMLENPEFLESNGAEITCLEAWDQNVYIGTSTGELIHMYRVDDRLGYIQISRQRFNSNKVSSIKKMLLLPEISKILVLSGRTMSAYILPELSPANIGRLRDVSDMVIDYDTMKLDTRKKNYTSAISHINGEVYLSVMVFTSKSIRLVRIFEESIKLFKEVHYVGSVTGVQRSAVAAVATQTNYDLVDVNQSQKIPLFPTCSGRGEDGNTVSLMPFVIPVGKKEFLMVCGGQSAEEPAVAMVVNSSGDVSRGTIPWKSYPVSVAVDYPYVIAIFDNGEASIHSLHSQLEVQRIIFDSQTSAHAFGVKSVFRIFEIKDAELTKALTKRPIISQMTPEELEKIVLESDLAQTNLIKSSCLLYNADGSFVKIFQRYPQPLRWIDLYKGVNKQSFQNVFDELIDELEEETSGRDSTEGQIILSLLAFLSLKYYSFNQAFDILSSNMSHLDPRLVIYIVDGSKYKQIYGSVWEFDGLIGFIEQLKIQYAANENEAQVCDFMQLYLNVCIASPDTFPEGDKESIMKTIEIYLLNLSLDTEDPIDLHPLLMNLKYGSREAIEILLLRKRYYFLSNLYSSLNDHEQSLYYLKGLITGDFNDVYYHKHFPDLSKALQFLVNYLLAHCSAKENVVKSYLQWLLEGYPEYGFKVVTDKRVESIDFNDVGVLHSFEEHGRSDLKAKYLEYMLGVKKKKQFRGDVILAVLDELLNRLQNDEGLVKQIELCMDRYSKLKVPKMSFQNFWAMEKKLNTVDSSFSVLHNKLYSYLSKVTSGTVSVLSQCSVLERCEKEIVDTKYGQLLPLISMMIHYKKGDLKTVIIELCNLGDFKTAEQVATTLALPELGKVGTEDADTESERKESEDAQKVSEGLLLLIFDVYLNMGNTELIDSFLSHHNLLQDDTREVKSVLERMDKFAAILQRIPDNFPLLQLQNFLKRSLLEFHDYQEVLVLQKSLYRSRHLQMKGMKESLEDK from the coding sequence ATGGAAAATAAAGGCAAAGAAGACgagaagaatgaagaagatacacATGACACAGGTGACCAGCCGTTGAGCAGGAAGTCGGATTACCATGAGATATCAAAAAATGATGTCATTGTAACCACCAAGGAGAGTGACGATGCGGTAGATCAAGACGATGCATCTGTGAAGATTAGTTTACGAAAGCCGTCATTCACTATAACACCAGGACCTTACAAGTTGACAGACTTTATCGGCAACATTATGCTAGAAAACCCTGAGTTTTTGGAGTCAAATGGTGCAGAAATCACGTGTCTGGAAGCATGGGATCAGAATGTCTACATAGGCACCAGTACTGGCGAACTTATCCATATGTATCGAGTTGACGATCGGCTAGGATACATACAAATTTCAAGGCAACGattcaacagcaacaagGTGAGCTCCATCAAGAAAATGCTGCTTTTACCTGAAATAAGCAAGATTCTAGTGCTAAGTGGTAGGACAATGAGCGCCTACATACTACCTGAGTTATCACCCGCAAACATAGGCAGACTTCGTGATGTAAGCGATATGGTTATTGACTATGATACAATGAAGCTTGataccagaaagaagaattatACGAGTGCCATTAGTCACATTAACGGTGAGGTCTATTTGAGCGTAATGGTTTTCACCAGTAAGTCGATTAGACTGGTGagaatctttgaagaaagtatCAAATTATTCAAAGAGGTACATTACGTAGGCTCTGTAACTGGTGTTCAGCGatctgctgttgctgctgttgctaCGCAGACCAATTATGATCTTGTGGACGTGAATCAATCACAGAAGATACCTCTTTTCCCGACTTGTTCAGgcagaggagaagatggaaacACAGTTTCGCTGATGCCATTTGTTATTCCAGTTGGTAAAAAGGAATTTCTCATGGTTTGCGGAGGTCAATCTGCAGAAGAGCCTGCCGTAGCGATGGTGGTAAACTCCAGTGGAGACGTTAGTAGAGGTACTATCCCGTGGAAAAGTTATCCTGTCTCTGTGGCGGTGGACTATCCCTATGTGATAGCCATTTTTGATAACGGTGAGGCTAGTATTCATTCTCTACATAGTCAACTGGAAGTCCAGCGGATAATATTCGATTCTCAAACGAGTGCACATGCTTTTGGTGTGAAGTCGGTTTTCCGAATTTTTGAGATTAAGGACGCTGAATTAACTAAAGCGCTAACGAAGAGGCCAATTATATCGCAGATGACTCCTGAGGAACTAGAGAAAATTGTCTTAGAGTCGGATTTGGCCCAAACGAATTTGATTAAGTCATCGTGTCTTCTGTACAATGCAGATGGTTCCTTTGTGAAGATATTCCAAAGATATCCGCAACCATTAAGATGGATTGACTTGTATAAAGGAGTGAACAAGCAGAGTTTCCAAAATGTATTTGATGAGTTGATAGATGAGctagaagaagagacgtCTGGTAGAGACTCGACGGAGGGTCAAATCATTCTGTCGCTTTTGGCGTTTCTCTCTCTCAAATATTACAGTTTTAATCAGGCGTTCGATATATTGTCATCGAATATGAGTCATCTGGATCCCAGACTTGTTATCTACATAGTAGATGGATCCAAATATAAACAGATATACGGCTCTGTTTGGGAATTTGATGGCTTAATAGGATTTATTGAACAGCTCAAGATTCAATATGCTGCAAACGAGAACGAAGCGCAAGTTTGTGATTTCATGCAGTTGTATCTGAATGTCTGTATTGCGTCTCCAGATACTTTTCCTGAGGGTGACAAAGAATCCATTATGAAAACGATCGAAATATATCTTCTAAACTTGAGCTTAGATACCGAAGATCCTATTGATTTGCATCCattgttgatgaacttgaagtaTGGCTCTCGTGAAGCCATTGAGATCTTGCTTCTAAGGAAAAGGTACTATTTCTTGTCAAATTTGTATTCTTCCTTGAATGACCACGAGCAAAGTCTATATTATCTGAAGGGGCTAATTACAGGTGATTTCAACGATGTCTACTACCATAAGCATTTTCCCGATTTAAGCAAGGCGTTACAATTTTTGGTGAACTATCTTCTTGCTCATTGTTCCGCAAAGGAGAATGTTGTCAAGAGTTATCTTCAATGGCTTTTAGAAGGGTATCCTGAGTACGGATTTAAAGTTGTCACTGACAAGCGTGTCGAAAGTATTGATTTTAATGACGTTGGGGTGCTTCATAGTTTTGAGGAACACGGCAGGTCTGACTTAAAGGCCAAGTATTTGGAATATATGCTGGGTgtaaaaaagaagaagcaatttAGAGGCGATGTGATCTTGGCCGTTTTGGATGAATTGTTGAACCGACTGCAGAACGATGAAGGTTTGGTCAAGCAAATTGAGTTATGTATGGACAGGTACAGCAAGTTAAAGGTTCCCAAAATGTCCTTTCAGAACTTTTGGGCcatggaaaagaagttgaatacGGTTGATAGTTCATTTTCTGTGCTTCACAACAAGTTGTATTCGTATCTCTCGAAGGTGACGTCCGGTACGGTATCTGTTTTGAGCCAATGTTCTGTTCTCGAGAGGTgtgagaaggagattgtAGATACCAAGTACGGTCAGCTACTTCCGTTGATTAGCATGATGATTCATTATAAGAAAGGTGACCTGAAGACGGTTATTATTGAGCTATGTAACCTTGGTGATTTCAAGACAGCTGAGCAGGTGGCAACTACATTGGCATTACCAGAACTAGGCAAAGTTGGGACCGAGGATGCTGATACTGAATCTGAAAGGAAGGAATCTGAAGATGCTCAAAAAGTATCAGAGGGACTTTTACTGCTGATCTTTGACGTCTACCTAAATATGGGTAACACAGAGTTGATAGATTCTTTCCTTAGTCACCATAACCTACTTCAAGATGATACTAGGGAAGTCAAGTCGGTATTAGAGAGAATGGATAAGTTTGCTGCCATTTTACAACGAATCCCCGACAACTTTCCCCTTCTTCAATTACAGAACTTTTTAAAGAGAAGTTTGCTAGAATTCCACGATTACCAGGAAGTTCTAGTGCTCCAAAAGAGCTTATATAGATCGAGACACTTGCAAATGAAAGGCATGAAAGAAAGTCTGGAAGATAAGTGA